From a region of the Pseudanabaena sp. ABRG5-3 genome:
- a CDS encoding pentapeptide repeat-containing protein — MESRESDQVSNVRGWLIGELSRLVEIPTATIRYYERLGLLLQPLRSPQGYRLYAADALERLLFIQSAKAFGLSLEEIKQLLDLQAAQTIPYATFQQMVKQYLGKLDQQIQELVSQRQAVSQRLDRIAEALPDRDINTTELTQNPLLNLMSEATDAIALEQNQGEMPRLGNLFSNRSQEVLYMYSVGKRNFRLMNLVSAKLSGANLSGADFTNAKLMLADLCELSAIETRFVGANLAGAMMSEACLQKSNFTDALLIGADLSGANLEDANFTAANLGGVNFTGANLRGVNFSEAILAGADFSNTEGNYHPQVPTSPLKGPTMSEVIQPP; from the coding sequence ATGGAATCTCGTGAAAGCGATCAAGTTAGCAATGTTCGTGGTTGGTTGATCGGGGAGCTAAGCCGTTTAGTCGAAATTCCTACAGCGACGATTCGCTATTACGAACGTTTGGGCTTGTTGCTACAACCATTGCGATCGCCACAGGGTTATCGTCTTTATGCGGCTGATGCGTTAGAGCGATTGTTATTTATCCAAAGTGCCAAAGCCTTTGGGCTATCCCTTGAGGAAATTAAACAGTTACTAGACTTACAAGCAGCACAAACTATTCCCTATGCGACTTTTCAGCAGATGGTGAAGCAATATCTGGGTAAGTTGGATCAGCAAATTCAGGAGTTAGTATCCCAACGCCAAGCGGTTTCCCAAAGGCTTGATCGCATTGCCGAAGCTCTGCCTGATCGCGATATCAATACAACGGAACTTACTCAAAACCCCTTACTCAATCTCATGAGTGAAGCCACCGATGCGATCGCTTTAGAACAAAATCAAGGCGAGATGCCTCGGCTAGGCAATCTATTTAGCAATCGCAGTCAGGAGGTTCTCTATATGTATTCCGTTGGTAAGCGCAACTTTCGGCTGATGAATTTGGTGAGTGCGAAACTCAGTGGGGCGAATTTGAGTGGTGCGGACTTTACTAATGCCAAATTAATGCTGGCGGATTTATGTGAGTTATCAGCGATCGAGACTCGGTTTGTGGGGGCAAATTTGGCGGGGGCAATGATGAGTGAGGCATGTTTGCAAAAGTCGAATTTCACAGATGCCCTATTAATCGGTGCGGATCTCAGTGGTGCGAATTTAGAAGATGCAAATTTTACGGCGGCAAATTTAGGAGGAGTGAATTTTACAGGGGCAAATCTGCGGGGGGTGAATTTTAGCGAGGCAATTTTAGCAGGAGCAGATTTTTCTAATACTGAGGGAAATTACCATCCCCAAGTGCCGACTTCGCCCTTAAAAGGTCCCACAATGTCTGAGGTAATCCAGCCACCGTAA
- a CDS encoding CBS domain-containing protein, translated as MLTSKSFIQPELNSLKSAIIRDPLTVALDTKVFDAISMMSAMRSICETTRTESSQFEVMELEARSSCVLVLREQKVVGILTERDIVRLTAQKHSLADLLVRDVMTYPVVTLYESAFPDLFFVINLLQKYHIRHIPILDEQNLLVGLVTHESLRQTTSPEDILRSRTVSDVMTQEVIWATPDSSILKITQLMFEHHVSCVVIARSVEMSRIPVGILTERDIVQFQGLGLNLETYLAQEVMSTPIFTVQSEDSLWDIQQKMEQYLIHRLAVTSEQGELIGIVTRTSLLQVLNPLELHKQAEVLEKKVVQLESEKMQLLTSRNLELEQQVEARTFALQEKVKREKLLAELSTQIRASLSLQTILDTTVERVRQLLNCDRVNIIKLEVDGKNIIVAESTDSEISTLGQIVDGIDTNQIRVGCVDCDTDCYCYSVGNIHAITMSAYRQNILTKFKICAQILVPILYTDELWGFLNVTESEKAREWQAEEIELLQSLSVHLAIALHQVNINQKLQDRLNECQLAEMRVRQSEAQSRAILAAIPDLMIRVGDDGVYRGYVTPYQDFSIVPQGVDISGIAITDLLPSEIAEQQLYYLHKALETGELQIYEQQIQVRDRIQDEEVRVIKYGDDEVLFMIRDISDRKKAERDLHKLNQELESKVERRTKQLQQINQELAHVTGLKDEFLANMSHELRTPLNAILGMTDGLKEGFFGEVNEQQLGALKTVESSGSHLLELIDDILDLAKIESGQIELDMTSVPVANLCQSSLAFIKQQALRKRIQLDVKLQLNLPNLLVDERRIRQVLINLLNNAVKFTPEGGSISLEASFHKVLNDQERNYLRISVIDTGIGILSKNIHKLFQPFIQIDSALNREYNGTGLGLALVKRIVELHGGKVELTSEIDVGSCFTVDLPCYPYFPFSIDTTKDDRSNCDDGEDCSIDAGIIQNSLILLVEDNISNISMLSKCLETQGYRFLLAKDGQEAIDYAKAYHPDLILMDIQMPRVNGLEAIQQIRCDRDLVNTPIIALTALAMASDHERCLAAGANEYLTKPVKIRQLERTIQRFLVNKDINK; from the coding sequence ATGCTTACTAGCAAATCTTTTATCCAACCAGAATTAAACTCATTGAAGTCTGCGATTATTCGAGATCCATTAACGGTTGCACTCGATACGAAGGTGTTTGATGCCATTAGTATGATGAGTGCTATGCGATCTATCTGTGAAACCACAAGAACTGAGTCTAGTCAATTTGAAGTTATGGAGCTAGAGGCTCGATCTAGTTGTGTATTAGTGTTGAGAGAGCAGAAAGTAGTTGGTATTCTCACTGAACGGGACATAGTGAGATTGACTGCCCAAAAGCATTCTTTGGCAGATTTATTAGTACGGGATGTGATGACATACCCAGTGGTCACTCTTTATGAATCAGCTTTTCCTGATTTGTTCTTTGTGATCAATCTCCTTCAAAAGTATCACATTCGTCATATACCGATTTTAGATGAACAGAATCTTTTAGTGGGGCTAGTGACCCATGAAAGCCTCAGGCAAACTACTAGTCCTGAGGATATCCTGCGATCGCGGACAGTATCAGATGTCATGACCCAAGAGGTGATCTGGGCGACTCCCGATAGTTCAATCCTAAAGATTACGCAGCTAATGTTTGAGCATCATGTGAGCTGTGTAGTCATTGCGCGATCGGTGGAAATGAGTCGTATTCCCGTAGGAATTTTGACCGAACGCGATATTGTGCAATTTCAGGGCTTAGGTTTGAACTTAGAAACCTATCTAGCTCAGGAAGTAATGAGTACGCCAATATTTACGGTGCAATCTGAGGATTCTTTGTGGGATATTCAGCAAAAAATGGAACAGTATCTAATCCATCGCTTAGCTGTAACCTCTGAACAGGGCGAACTTATTGGGATCGTTACGCGCACTAGTTTACTGCAAGTTCTTAATCCTTTGGAATTGCATAAACAAGCAGAGGTATTGGAAAAGAAAGTAGTACAACTAGAATCGGAGAAAATGCAGCTACTAACCAGTCGTAATCTGGAACTAGAGCAACAGGTTGAAGCTCGCACCTTCGCACTACAGGAAAAAGTAAAGCGGGAAAAATTACTGGCTGAACTATCCACGCAAATTCGAGCTTCTTTGAGTCTACAAACGATTCTCGATACGACCGTGGAGCGAGTACGCCAACTGCTAAACTGCGATCGCGTCAACATAATTAAGCTTGAAGTTGATGGAAAAAATATCATTGTTGCGGAATCTACAGACTCAGAGATATCGACTTTGGGACAAATAGTTGATGGAATTGATACGAATCAAATCCGTGTGGGATGTGTAGATTGTGATACAGATTGTTATTGTTATTCTGTAGGAAATATTCACGCAATTACAATGTCGGCTTATCGGCAAAATATTCTCACTAAATTTAAGATTTGCGCCCAGATTTTAGTGCCAATTCTATATACTGATGAACTATGGGGCTTTCTCAATGTCACCGAAAGCGAGAAGGCGCGTGAGTGGCAGGCAGAAGAAATTGAGTTACTACAGTCTTTGTCAGTACATTTGGCGATCGCCCTGCATCAAGTTAATATCAATCAAAAATTACAAGATCGGCTGAATGAGTGTCAGTTAGCGGAAATGCGAGTGCGTCAGAGTGAAGCCCAGAGTCGGGCGATTTTGGCAGCTATTCCAGACCTCATGATTCGGGTTGGTGACGATGGAGTCTATCGTGGTTATGTGACACCCTATCAAGACTTTAGCATTGTCCCTCAAGGGGTGGATATATCTGGTATCGCTATCACAGATCTGCTCCCCTCAGAGATTGCAGAACAACAGTTGTATTACCTGCATAAAGCCTTAGAAACAGGTGAGTTACAAATTTATGAACAGCAAATCCAAGTCCGCGATCGCATCCAAGATGAAGAGGTTCGAGTAATCAAATACGGTGATGATGAAGTCTTGTTTATGATCCGCGATATTAGCGATCGTAAAAAGGCAGAGAGGGATCTTCACAAACTTAATCAAGAGTTAGAATCTAAAGTAGAGAGACGTACTAAACAGCTACAACAAATAAATCAAGAACTTGCGCATGTTACAGGGCTTAAGGACGAATTTCTGGCAAATATGAGTCACGAACTCCGCACCCCTCTCAATGCGATTTTGGGTATGACCGATGGGCTAAAAGAGGGATTTTTTGGTGAGGTCAATGAACAGCAACTTGGCGCTTTGAAGACTGTTGAAAGTAGTGGTTCGCATTTACTGGAATTAATCGATGATATTCTTGATCTTGCCAAAATTGAATCTGGACAAATTGAACTGGATATGACATCAGTTCCTGTGGCAAATCTCTGTCAGTCTAGTCTTGCCTTTATCAAACAGCAAGCTTTGCGAAAACGGATTCAACTTGATGTCAAACTACAACTCAATTTGCCTAATCTCTTGGTAGATGAGCGACGCATTCGGCAGGTATTAATTAATCTTCTCAATAATGCTGTGAAGTTTACGCCAGAGGGAGGAAGTATTAGCTTGGAAGCCTCTTTTCATAAAGTATTGAATGATCAAGAGCGAAACTACTTAAGGATTTCTGTGATTGATACGGGCATCGGTATTTTATCTAAAAATATCCATAAACTCTTCCAGCCGTTTATTCAAATCGATAGCGCTCTCAATCGTGAATATAATGGCACAGGACTAGGACTAGCTCTAGTCAAGCGAATTGTTGAACTGCATGGGGGTAAGGTAGAACTCACGAGTGAAATTGATGTTGGTAGCTGCTTTACGGTTGATTTACCTTGTTATCCTTACTTCCCTTTTTCTATTGACACAACCAAGGATGATAGGAGTAATTGTGATGATGGAGAAGACTGCTCTATTGACGCAGGTATTATTCAAAACTCTTTGATCTTATTAGTAGAAGATAATATCTCTAATATTAGTATGCTTTCTAAATGTCTTGAAACCCAAGGCTATCGTTTTCTATTAGCTAAAGATGGACAAGAAGCCATTGATTATGCCAAAGCTTACCATCCAGATCTGATTTTAATGGATATTCAAATGCCTAGGGTAAATGGACTAGAGGCGATTCAGCAAATTCGGTGCGATCGCGATTTGGTTAATACTCCTATTATTGCGCTAACTGCATTAGCTATGGCAAGCGATCACGAACGTTGTCTAGCGGCAGGCGCTAATGAATATTTAACAAAACCAGTTAAAATAAGACAATTAGAAAGAACAATTCAGAGATTTCTAGTTAATAAAGATATCAATAAATAA
- a CDS encoding hybrid sensor histidine kinase/response regulator, translating to MPSILIIDDETYNFDVIQTLLSKQPYTLYYAASGQEAIAKLAYYQPDVILLDVMMPKMDGIEVCQRIKSMAEWKHVPIIMVTALTAKKDIALCLESGADDFISKPVDRMELGARIKSMLRIKEQYDQISALSKLQENTIHLLQNNMDDLCGNLSSTLPHELNTPLNGVFGAISMMMADYQNMKSEEVYEWLNLAQLSIQRLENLTRKFMQYAKLEVLAINPRVDESRNTYYLDLPTHVLIETACNIKADSRSKDLVLDLENIDISMNEKDFLCLINELIENAFKFSQAGTPVKVTSRLENNLFHLLISDQGRGMTEEQISKIGAFNQFERRLYEQQGIGLGLKIAQKVVAIYKGNFSIASTYGQGTTINVELPITSDIFQLT from the coding sequence ATGCCCTCTATTTTAATAATTGATGATGAAACCTATAACTTTGATGTAATTCAAACACTTCTGTCTAAGCAGCCATATACGCTTTATTATGCAGCTAGTGGTCAAGAGGCGATCGCCAAGTTAGCATATTATCAGCCTGATGTAATTTTGCTCGATGTGATGATGCCTAAAATGGATGGTATCGAGGTGTGTCAGCGAATCAAATCAATGGCAGAATGGAAGCATGTTCCTATTATCATGGTGACTGCTCTTACCGCTAAAAAAGATATTGCACTTTGCTTAGAATCAGGGGCTGATGACTTTATTAGTAAGCCTGTTGATCGGATGGAATTAGGGGCAAGAATTAAATCTATGCTAAGAATTAAGGAACAGTACGATCAGATTAGTGCTTTATCAAAGTTGCAAGAAAATACAATTCATCTCTTGCAAAATAATATGGATGATTTATGCGGAAATTTATCTTCTACGCTTCCTCACGAACTTAACACACCTTTAAATGGTGTATTCGGTGCGATTAGTATGATGATGGCAGACTATCAAAATATGAAGTCTGAGGAGGTTTATGAATGGTTGAACTTGGCTCAATTATCAATCCAGAGATTAGAAAATTTAACTAGAAAATTTATGCAATATGCAAAATTGGAAGTTCTAGCAATTAATCCCAGAGTTGATGAGAGCAGAAATACATATTATCTAGATTTACCAACCCATGTTCTCATTGAAACAGCCTGCAATATTAAAGCTGATAGCCGTTCAAAGGATCTAGTTTTAGATCTTGAAAATATCGATATTTCTATGAATGAGAAAGATTTTCTATGCTTGATCAATGAGTTAATCGAAAATGCTTTTAAATTTTCCCAAGCTGGTACGCCTGTTAAAGTAACTAGTAGATTGGAAAACAATCTATTCCATCTGTTAATTTCTGACCAAGGTAGGGGAATGACTGAAGAACAAATTAGTAAAATAGGTGCTTTTAACCAATTTGAACGTAGACTTTATGAACAGCAAGGAATTGGGCTGGGATTGAAAATTGCTCAGAAAGTTGTTGCAATTTATAAAGGGAATTTCTCAATTGCCAGTACGTATGGTCAAGGCACTACCATTAATGTTGAATTACCGATAACTAGTGATATTTTCCAATTGACGTAA
- a CDS encoding DUF427 domain-containing protein: MYPQRIEPLAGQESVWDYPRPAILENTDKCIRVVCNGIVLAETQRAKRVLETSHPPCYYIPIEDIKMEYLIETSRRTRCEWKGVSQYYDVAIADKYIQNAAWRYSIPTPNFVEIQDCLSFYGSLMDACYVNDELITPQAGDFYGGWITSDIVGPFKGEVGTWGW, from the coding sequence ATGTATCCACAACGCATTGAACCATTGGCAGGACAAGAATCGGTATGGGACTATCCACGCCCTGCAATTTTAGAAAATACAGATAAATGTATTCGTGTTGTTTGTAATGGCATTGTCTTAGCAGAGACTCAACGGGCAAAACGAGTTCTCGAAACCAGCCATCCACCTTGCTATTACATTCCTATTGAAGATATTAAAATGGAATATCTGATCGAAACTTCGCGGCGCACTCGCTGTGAATGGAAAGGGGTAAGCCAATATTATGATGTAGCGATCGCCGATAAATACATCCAAAATGCCGCATGGCGATATTCTATCCCTACTCCCAATTTTGTAGAGATTCAAGACTGCCTTAGTTTCTACGGTAGCCTGATGGATGCCTGCTATGTCAATGACGAGCTAATCACTCCACAGGCAGGAGACTTTTACGGTGGCTGGATTACCTCAGACATTGTGGGACCTTTTAAGGGCGAAGTCGGCACTTGGGGATGGTAA